A window of Maioricimonas rarisocia genomic DNA:
ACAGATCCGCCTTTCCGGCATTCCGACACCACTGCAGGCGGCCGTCTGCCTGTGGCCCGGGCCGCGAAGCTACACCGGTGAACCGATGGCGGAGATCCATACGATCAGCTCTCCGCCGCTGCTCGATGCCTGCCTGGACGACCTGTTCGCTGCCGGTGCGCGACCGGCGCAACGGGGCGAGTTTACGTTGCGGTCGTTTCTGAACGGGCGGATCGATCTGCTTCAGGCCGAAGCGGTCCTGGCCGTCATCGATGCCCCCGACCAGCAGCACCTCGAGACCGCCTTGTCACAACTGGCCGGCGGCATCTCCCGTCGCATTGCCGAACTGCGTGAAGAGATGCTCATCGATCTGGCCGACCTCGAAGCGGGGCTGGACTTTGTCGAAGAAGACATCGACTTCGTCGACCGGAGCGAAATGGTCGGTCGCCTCCGCCACGCACGGGAGCTGCTCGAGCGACTGCTCCGCGACGCAAACGATCGGATGCAGTCGACCGGCACCCGCCGCATCGTTCTGGCCGGTCTCCCCAATGCGGGCAAGAGCACACTGTTCAACGTCCTCGTCGCCGAGCAGCGTGCCCTCGTCTCGGACCAGGCGGGAACGACCCGCGACTTTGTGACGGCGGCCGCAACGTGGCAGGGACAACCGATCGAACTGATCGACACCGCTGGGTGGGAAGATGCGGACCATCCGATCCTGCAGACTGCTGTGCGACACGGGACCGATCAGGTGGCTCGGGCGGATCTCGTGCTGTGGTGCACCGCGTGCGGCCAGTCGGAGGACGTCCGCGGTTTCGACGCCATACGCCTGGCGCATGTGCGTCAGCAGGGACGCCCCATTGCCCACGTCGCGACGAAGGCGGATCTCTCCGCTCCGGAAGACTTCGAACCGGACGTCTGCGTGAGCACTGTCGACGGCCGTGGGATCGACGATCTGGTCGCGCTTGCCTGTGATCGACTGCGGGAAGACGACTCGGGAAGCGGCGAACTGCTGGGGGCGACTGCCGCCCGTTGTCAGGAGAGCCTGCGGCAGGCGGTTGCCGGTCTGTCGGCTGCGGAAGAACTGGCTGTCGCCGCGGCCGGGGACGAGCTGATCTCGATGGAACTCCGCAGCGCCCTGAACGGGCTCGGACAGATCGCCGGCGAGGTCTACACCGACGACATCCTCGACCGCATTTTCAGCCGCTTCTGCATCGGCAAGTGACCGGGAGACCACGGATGGGACTGGTGTGCGGGATGGACGAGGCCGGCTATGGCCCGAACCTCGGTCCGCTGGTGATCGTCGTTAGCTGCTGGGAAGTCCCCGACGGCGAGACACCCTTCGACTTCTGGACGGCCCTCGAGGATGTGATCACTCAGGCCCCGACGCGCGGGGACCAGCGGCTGCACGTTGCCGATTCGAAACAGGTTCACAATTCGCAGAAGGGGCTGGAACGTCTCGAACGATCAGTGCTGAGCCTGCTCGGTCCGCTGGACGCGCCGCGTACCGGCCTCAACGACCTGTGCCGTGCTGTCTGCTGCGAAAACGGATCGGAATCTCCGCTTCCCCCGTGGTGCAGCGAAGACGTGCGGCTACCTCATGCCTGCGCGATGGATCTGATCGAGACGCTGGCAGGGACTGTGCAGACTTCCACGTCACAGGCGGGTGTCAGGCTGCAGGGAGTCTTCGCCGAAGTTGTGCATCCGGCGACGTTCAACGGACTGCTCGACCGGCACGGCAGCAAAGGAATCGTCCTCTCGACCCTCAGCCTGCAGCTGCTGGCACGCGCCTGGTCGACTCTGGGACGCAGGCCGGCAGAAGTTGTCGCCGACAAGCATGGCGGCCGGGATCGTTACGCCGATCTGCTGTGCGACGCGTTCGACGGACAATTGCCGATGATCGTCGACGAATCACGACACCGCAGCCGGTACCGCGTGGCCGGGTGTGACGTCACCTTCACGATGAAGGCGGAGTCGCACTTTCCCGTCGCCGTCGCCTCCATGGTGGCGAAGTATCTCCGCGAGCTGGAGATGGAGCGGTTCAACCGCTTCTGGCGGCAGTTTCTGCCGGACGTGCGCCCGACCAAGGGTTACCCGGTCGATGCCCGGCGGTTTCTGCAGGAGATCGCCCCGACGCAGCGGGAACTGGAGATCGCGGAAACGATTCTCTGGCGCCGCCGCTGAGTCCCAGACAGGACCTACAGCAGCGAGTCGAGCAGCATCCGCATCTTCCGCATTTCGAGCGGTCGGGTTTCGAGATCGGTCCGCTCGGGAATGAAGTCGACCGAGAAGGCCCGGTTGTAGTTGTGGCGGGCGAGCTGGCTGATCAGTTTGCTGTAGTCGATCGAGCCGAGCCCCACCTGAACCTGCAGGTCGTTTTCGGTCGAGTCCCGCAGATGCACGTGGAAGCAGTGGGGATAGACCATGTCGAAGCTGCGTTCGCCCAGCGGAGAGGCGAGGTAGTAGCTGGGATCGAAGGTCAGTCCGAGCCCCGAGACGGCCTGGCAGAGTTCGATGGCGGTGTGCGGATCTTCGGTCAGGCGACCGGTTTCCGTCTTCAGGGAGATGCGGACCCCTTCGCCGCTCCCCAGTTTGACGCAGGTGCGAAGCCGGTCGATCTCGGTATTGAAGGGCGTTCCCAGCGGTGCCGAGCGGAGGGTGACCTGCGTAATCCGCAGCAGTTTGGCCGCTTTGCAGATGCCTTCGAGGAGATCCTCGTCAATCTCCGTATCGCAACAGAACGCGACCGGCGTGATGCGGGTCATTTCCCGGTACTGCGAGACGAAGCCATCGGGATCGCGACCGACGTCTTCCGGCGAGAGATGCTTGCCGGTTCCTTCGAGCCAGATCTCCAGCTTGTCGTACTCGAGGTCCGTAATCTGGCTACAGGCCTGATCAAACGGCAGGTCGTAGAAACAGCGCGTGGAAGCCGCAACGAACACGCTTATCACTCCATTGCACAGCGGGAGAGCCGGACGGTCGCGCGAACCATGTCCGTGCTCGGAATCCCATCCTTCAATCTACAGCAACCCGGTAATCTATTCCGATATTTCAAGTGCTGCAAGACCGACGGATTGCACTTGCACGACCGGTTAACGGTTTTGTGCAGAATGCTCGCGTCTGAGCGTCCCAGCAGCCGATAAGTCATCTGAACGCCATCTGAACGGAAGCAGGCGGCCGGCGATCACACGGACGTGTCAGCAGCGATCATCGTCCCGATCCCCCGCGCTCCGGCTTCGCCTCCGATCCAGCAAGGGGAGTACATCCATGCACCGACGAGTTGCGTTGAACTGGGCGGCGTGTACGCTGCTGGCGGCGGCGGCCTGCGGCTGTGGCACTGCGCCTCAAGTCGTCCGCGGCCAGTCTCCGGCACCGATTGCCGATCAGGCCGTCACTCCGGTTTCGCACACGGCCCACAGCGGCCATGCGATGAGCCCGAGTTCGTACAATCACTACGGCTGGCCTCACGAGGCAGCCGCCAATCACCTGTACCAGCAGCAGGTCTCCTTCCACAGTACGTCCGGTCACCCGGGCTACGGCGGAGCCAGCTGCCCGAGCGGTTACTGCCCGCCCGGCGGTCATCCGGGACTGGCCGGTGGCATGGGCCACTGCCCGCACGGAT
This region includes:
- a CDS encoding ribonuclease H family protein, whose protein sequence is MGLVCGMDEAGYGPNLGPLVIVVSCWEVPDGETPFDFWTALEDVITQAPTRGDQRLHVADSKQVHNSQKGLERLERSVLSLLGPLDAPRTGLNDLCRAVCCENGSESPLPPWCSEDVRLPHACAMDLIETLAGTVQTSTSQAGVRLQGVFAEVVHPATFNGLLDRHGSKGIVLSTLSLQLLARAWSTLGRRPAEVVADKHGGRDRYADLLCDAFDGQLPMIVDESRHRSRYRVAGCDVTFTMKAESHFPVAVASMVAKYLRELEMERFNRFWRQFLPDVRPTKGYPVDARRFLQEIAPTQRELEIAETILWRRR
- a CDS encoding sugar phosphate isomerase/epimerase family protein — translated: MFVAASTRCFYDLPFDQACSQITDLEYDKLEIWLEGTGKHLSPEDVGRDPDGFVSQYREMTRITPVAFCCDTEIDEDLLEGICKAAKLLRITQVTLRSAPLGTPFNTEIDRLRTCVKLGSGEGVRISLKTETGRLTEDPHTAIELCQAVSGLGLTFDPSYYLASPLGERSFDMVYPHCFHVHLRDSTENDLQVQVGLGSIDYSKLISQLARHNYNRAFSVDFIPERTDLETRPLEMRKMRMLLDSLL
- a CDS encoding tRNA modification GTPase, with translation MDFHPDDTIAAIASAPGPGWNGIIRVSGPLVRDVVQEVFTATDPSDWSQRKQPWRHPGQIRLSGIPTPLQAAVCLWPGPRSYTGEPMAEIHTISSPPLLDACLDDLFAAGARPAQRGEFTLRSFLNGRIDLLQAEAVLAVIDAPDQQHLETALSQLAGGISRRIAELREEMLIDLADLEAGLDFVEEDIDFVDRSEMVGRLRHARELLERLLRDANDRMQSTGTRRIVLAGLPNAGKSTLFNVLVAEQRALVSDQAGTTRDFVTAAATWQGQPIELIDTAGWEDADHPILQTAVRHGTDQVARADLVLWCTACGQSEDVRGFDAIRLAHVRQQGRPIAHVATKADLSAPEDFEPDVCVSTVDGRGIDDLVALACDRLREDDSGSGELLGATAARCQESLRQAVAGLSAAEELAVAAAGDELISMELRSALNGLGQIAGEVYTDDILDRIFSRFCIGK